A DNA window from Hydrogenophaga taeniospiralis contains the following coding sequences:
- the hutH gene encoding histidine ammonia-lyase: protein MTPTLTLHPGQMSLADLRTVWQQPVAVQLDASAHAGIAASAAAIHAIVHKGDAAYGINTGFGKLAKTRIPDDQLELLQRNLILSHSVGTGEPMSDATVRLVVLMKAASLARGYSGVRPVVIDTLLALLNAGITPRIPVKGSVGASGDLAPLSHMTLALMGEGEVRVNGEWLPAAAALKAAGIAPLTLAAKEGLALINGTQVSTALALHGLFMAERLLEAGTVTGALSVDAAKGSDAPFDPRIHAVRGQPGQIAVAAATRALLAGSQIRLSHVVDDERVQDPYSLRCQPQVMGACRDLIANAARTLLTEANAVTDNPLVFTDTNEVLSGGNFHAEPVAFAADTLALAIAEIGAISERRIALLIDSTLSGLPPFLVDNPGLNSGFMIAHVTAAALASENKSHAHPASVDSLPTSANQEDHVSMATYAGRRLAEMADNAATILGIEWLAAAQGVDFHRPLATSPRLAQAHATLRAQVPFYDKDRLFAPDIEAARRLVLEGAAGAAHQDLFASVWAG, encoded by the coding sequence ATGACCCCCACCCTCACCCTCCACCCCGGCCAGATGAGCCTGGCCGACCTGCGCACCGTCTGGCAGCAACCGGTCGCGGTGCAGCTGGACGCCAGCGCCCACGCCGGCATCGCGGCCTCGGCCGCGGCGATCCACGCCATCGTGCACAAAGGCGACGCGGCCTACGGCATCAACACCGGCTTTGGCAAGCTCGCCAAGACGCGCATCCCCGACGACCAGCTGGAGCTGCTGCAGCGCAACCTGATCCTGTCGCACTCGGTGGGTACCGGCGAGCCCATGAGCGACGCCACGGTGCGCCTCGTGGTGCTGATGAAGGCGGCGAGCCTCGCGCGCGGTTATTCGGGCGTGCGCCCGGTGGTCATCGACACCCTGCTCGCGCTGCTCAACGCCGGCATCACGCCGCGCATCCCGGTCAAGGGCTCGGTCGGCGCTTCGGGCGACCTCGCGCCGCTCTCGCACATGACGCTGGCCCTGATGGGCGAAGGCGAGGTACGCGTGAACGGCGAATGGCTGCCCGCCGCCGCCGCGCTCAAGGCCGCCGGCATTGCGCCGCTCACGCTCGCGGCCAAGGAAGGCTTGGCGCTGATCAACGGCACCCAGGTGTCCACCGCGCTCGCGCTGCACGGCCTCTTCATGGCCGAGCGCCTGCTCGAAGCCGGCACCGTGACCGGCGCGCTCAGCGTGGACGCGGCCAAGGGCAGCGACGCGCCGTTCGACCCGCGCATCCACGCCGTGCGTGGCCAGCCCGGCCAGATCGCCGTGGCCGCCGCCACGCGCGCCCTGCTCGCGGGCAGCCAGATCCGCCTCTCGCACGTGGTGGACGACGAGCGCGTGCAGGACCCCTACAGCCTGCGCTGCCAGCCGCAGGTCATGGGCGCCTGCCGCGACCTCATCGCCAACGCCGCGCGCACCCTGCTCACCGAAGCCAACGCCGTCACCGACAACCCGCTGGTGTTCACCGACACCAACGAGGTGCTCTCGGGCGGCAACTTCCACGCCGAGCCGGTGGCCTTCGCCGCCGACACGCTGGCCCTGGCCATCGCCGAGATCGGCGCGATCTCCGAGCGCCGCATCGCGCTGCTGATCGACAGCACGCTCTCGGGCCTGCCGCCCTTCCTGGTGGACAACCCCGGCCTCAACAGCGGCTTCATGATCGCGCACGTCACGGCCGCCGCGCTGGCCTCGGAAAACAAGTCGCACGCCCACCCCGCCAGTGTCGACAGCCTGCCCACCAGCGCCAACCAGGAAGACCACGTGAGCATGGCCACCTACGCCGGGCGCCGCCTGGCCGAGATGGCCGACAACGCCGCCACCATCCTCGGCATCGAGTGGCTGGCCGCCGCGCAGGGCGTGGACTTCCACCGCCCGCTCGCCACCTCGCCGCGCCTGGCCCAGGCCCACGCCACGCTGCGCGCCCAGGTGCCGTTCTACGACAAGGACCGCCTGTTCGCGCCGGACATCGAAGCCGCGCGCCGGCTGGT
- the hutU gene encoding urocanate hydratase, which produces MNTHTDPRLDPTRVIRAPRGTTLNCKNWIAEAAYRMIQNNLDPEVAENPQHLVVYGGIGRAARDWACFDQILASLKDLNDDETLLVQSGKPVGVFKTHANAPRVLIANSNLVPKWANWEHFNELDRKGLFMYGQMTAGSWIYIGSQGIVQGTFETFVEAGKQHYKNDLSGRWILTAGLGGMGGAQPLAATLAGACSLNIECQQSSIDFRLRTRYVDKQARDIDHALELIQEHTAKKEAVSIALLGNAAEVLPELVKRAKAGAIKPDLVTDQTSAHDLINGYLPIGWSVAQWKAAQKDPAQHKRLTDEAAHGCAVHVQAMLDFQAMGIPTVDYGNNIRQVAFDQGVKNAFDFPGFVPAYIRPMFCEGKGPFRWVALSGDPEDIYKTDAKIKELFPNNHHTHRWLDMARERIAFQGLPARICWLGLGERHIAGLAFNEMVKNGELKAPIVIGRDHLDTGSVASPNRETEAMKDGTDAVSDWPLLNALLNTAGGASWVSLHHGGGVGMGYSQHAGMVIVADGTDAAAERLARVLVNDCGSGVMRHADAGYELAIATAKKQGLKLPMVA; this is translated from the coding sequence ATGAACACCCACACCGACCCCCGCCTCGACCCCACCCGCGTCATCCGCGCCCCGCGCGGCACCACGCTGAACTGCAAGAACTGGATCGCCGAGGCCGCCTACCGCATGATCCAGAACAACCTCGACCCCGAGGTGGCCGAGAACCCGCAGCACCTGGTCGTCTACGGCGGCATCGGCCGCGCCGCGCGCGACTGGGCCTGCTTCGACCAGATCCTCGCCTCGCTCAAAGACCTGAACGACGACGAGACCCTGCTGGTGCAATCCGGCAAGCCGGTCGGCGTGTTCAAGACCCACGCCAACGCGCCGCGCGTGCTGATCGCCAACAGCAACCTGGTGCCCAAGTGGGCCAACTGGGAACACTTCAACGAGCTCGACCGCAAGGGCCTGTTCATGTATGGCCAGATGACCGCCGGCAGCTGGATTTACATCGGCAGCCAGGGCATCGTGCAGGGCACGTTCGAGACCTTCGTGGAAGCCGGCAAGCAGCACTACAAGAACGATTTGTCCGGCCGCTGGATCCTCACCGCCGGTCTCGGCGGCATGGGCGGCGCGCAGCCCCTGGCCGCCACGCTGGCCGGCGCCTGCTCGCTCAACATCGAATGCCAGCAGAGCAGCATCGACTTCCGCCTGCGCACGCGCTACGTGGACAAACAGGCGCGCGACATTGACCACGCGCTGGAACTCATCCAGGAACACACGGCGAAGAAAGAAGCCGTGTCCATCGCTCTGCTGGGCAACGCGGCCGAGGTGCTGCCCGAGCTGGTCAAGCGCGCGAAGGCCGGCGCCATCAAGCCCGATCTGGTGACCGATCAGACCTCGGCGCACGACCTCATCAACGGCTACCTGCCCATCGGTTGGAGCGTGGCGCAGTGGAAGGCCGCGCAGAAAGACCCGGCGCAGCACAAGCGGCTGACAGATGAAGCCGCACATGGCTGCGCGGTGCACGTGCAGGCCATGCTGGACTTCCAGGCCATGGGCATCCCCACGGTGGACTACGGCAACAACATCCGCCAGGTCGCGTTCGACCAGGGCGTGAAGAACGCGTTTGATTTCCCCGGCTTCGTGCCGGCCTACATCCGCCCCATGTTCTGCGAGGGCAAGGGCCCGTTCCGCTGGGTCGCGCTCTCCGGCGACCCGGAAGACATCTACAAGACCGACGCGAAGATCAAGGAACTGTTCCCGAACAACCACCACACCCACCGCTGGCTCGACATGGCGCGCGAGCGCATCGCCTTCCAGGGCCTGCCCGCGCGCATCTGCTGGCTGGGCCTGGGCGAGCGCCACATCGCCGGTCTGGCCTTCAACGAGATGGTGAAGAACGGCGAGTTGAAAGCCCCGATCGTGATCGGCCGCGACCACCTGGACACCGGCTCGGTCGCCAGCCCCAACCGCGAAACCGAGGCCATGAAAGACGGCACCGATGCCGTCTCCGACTGGCCGCTGCTCAACGCCCTGCTCAACACCGCCGGCGGCGCCAGCTGGGTCAGCCTGCACCACGGTGGCGGGGTCGGCATGGGTTACTCGCAGCACGCGGGCATGGTGATCGTGGCCGACGGCACGGATGCCGCCGCCGAACGCCTGGCGCGCGTGCTGGTGAACGACTGCGGTTCGGGCGTGATGCGCCATGCGGATGCGGGTTATGAACTGGCGATTGCCACCGCAAAGAAGCAAGGCTTGAAACTCCCGATGGTGGCTTGA